The Nostoc sp. 'Lobaria pulmonaria (5183) cyanobiont' genome window below encodes:
- the rplA gene encoding 50S ribosomal protein L1, producing the protein MPKISRRLQGLQAKVEEKDYHPLEALALLKDTATAKFTEAAEAHIRLGIDPKYTDQQLRTTVALPKGTGQIVRVAVIARGEKVNEASSAGADIVGSEELIDEIQKGRMDFDKLIATPDVMPQVAKLGKLLGPRGLMPSPKGGTVTFDLAGAIAEFKAGKLEFRADRTGIVHVMFGKTTFSPEDLLVNLKALQETIDRNRPSGAKGRYWRTFYVSATMGPSIKIDVTALRDLKLSEAG; encoded by the coding sequence ATGCCAAAAATATCGCGTCGTTTGCAGGGTCTGCAAGCAAAAGTAGAAGAGAAAGATTATCATCCCCTAGAGGCTTTAGCCCTTCTCAAAGACACAGCAACAGCTAAATTTACTGAAGCTGCTGAAGCCCATATCCGGTTGGGAATTGACCCCAAGTATACAGACCAACAGTTGCGGACAACGGTAGCACTGCCCAAAGGTACAGGACAAATCGTCCGGGTGGCGGTGATAGCCAGAGGCGAAAAGGTAAACGAAGCCAGCAGTGCTGGTGCTGATATAGTTGGGTCAGAAGAACTGATTGACGAAATCCAGAAAGGTAGAATGGATTTTGACAAGCTAATTGCTACACCCGATGTGATGCCACAGGTGGCAAAGTTGGGTAAGTTGCTTGGACCGCGTGGTTTGATGCCATCGCCCAAGGGTGGAACCGTAACATTTGACTTAGCAGGTGCGATCGCAGAATTCAAAGCAGGTAAATTAGAATTCCGAGCTGACCGAACTGGTATTGTCCATGTTATGTTTGGTAAGACAACCTTCTCGCCTGAAGATTTGTTAGTCAACCTGAAGGCATTGCAGGAGACGATTGATCGTAACCGTCCTTCAGGAGCTAAAGGTCGTTATTGGCGCACATTTTATGTGTCAGCCACAATGGGGCCATCAATTAAAATTGATGTCACCGCCCTACGAGATTTAAAACTGAGCGAAGCTGGTTAA
- the rplJ gene encoding 50S ribosomal protein L10 produces MGRTLENKKEIVADLKETLSESTLALVIDYQGLTVSEITDLRRRLRPSGTVCKVTKNTLMGIAIKDDEKWQPLSELLNGASAFLLVKEDFSSAIKAYQEFQKVTKKTELRGGVLEGRLLKEPDVKVLGDLPSKEQLIAQIAGAINALATKIAVGINEVPGSLARALQAVADQEQSGGSTETAAVQDSSAETSAEADSSTETAAE; encoded by the coding sequence ATGGGTAGAACACTAGAAAATAAAAAAGAAATAGTAGCTGACCTCAAAGAAACTTTGAGTGAGTCAACTCTGGCACTGGTAATTGACTATCAGGGGCTAACAGTTTCGGAAATCACAGATTTACGGCGGCGGCTGCGTCCCAGTGGCACTGTTTGTAAGGTGACGAAGAACACTTTAATGGGCATTGCCATTAAAGACGATGAAAAATGGCAGCCTTTGTCGGAATTACTCAATGGTGCTTCTGCCTTTTTGCTGGTAAAAGAAGATTTTTCATCGGCAATTAAGGCATACCAAGAATTCCAGAAAGTTACCAAGAAGACAGAACTTCGTGGTGGTGTACTGGAAGGTCGCCTACTCAAAGAACCTGATGTCAAGGTACTAGGAGACTTGCCATCTAAGGAACAACTCATCGCCCAAATCGCTGGGGCTATCAACGCCTTGGCTACCAAGATTGCTGTGGGTATCAACGAAGTTCCTGGTTCACTGGCTCGTGCTTTGCAGGCTGTGGCCGACCAAGAGCAAAGTGGTGGTAGTACCGAAACTGCTGCTGTTCAAGATAGCAGTGCCGAAACCTCTGCTGAAGCTGATAGCAGCACTGAAACTGCTGCTGAATAG
- the rplL gene encoding 50S ribosomal protein L7/L12 codes for MSAATDQILEQLKTLSLIEASELVKQIEEAFGVSAAAPVGVAFAGPGATAAPAEEAVEQTEFEVILESVPADKKIAVLKIVRELTGLGLKEAKDLVEAAPKAVKEGIAKDAAEDAKKRIEEAGGKVTVK; via the coding sequence ATGTCTGCTGCAACCGATCAAATTTTAGAACAACTAAAAACCCTGTCTTTAATCGAAGCTTCTGAGTTAGTCAAGCAAATTGAAGAAGCTTTTGGTGTGAGTGCTGCTGCACCTGTTGGCGTAGCGTTTGCAGGCCCTGGTGCTACTGCTGCTCCTGCTGAAGAAGCTGTTGAGCAAACCGAGTTTGAAGTGATTCTCGAATCAGTCCCAGCTGATAAGAAGATTGCCGTGCTGAAGATTGTCCGAGAATTGACCGGTTTGGGCCTGAAAGAAGCTAAAGACTTGGTGGAAGCTGCGCCCAAGGCAGTTAAAGAAGGTATTGCTAAGGATGCTGCTGAAGATGCTAAGAAGCGCATCGAAGAAGCTGGCGGTAAGGTGACTGTTAAGTAG
- a CDS encoding Uma2 family endonuclease codes for MVTLQLRQLSVPPGHRVIVHDVSWQEFEAILEELGDHRATRLAYSQGTLEMRMPLPKHEKAKVIIGDLVKILLEELEIDCETFGSTTFKREDMAFGVEPDDSFYIQNHAQTIGKERIDLRVDPPPDLAIEVDVTSKTQLDAYEALRVPELWRYENDKLQINILQDGKYIESEISSTFSNLPIVEAIPQFVEQSQTLGRSSTLRAFRQWVRKQINST; via the coding sequence ATGGTAACACTTCAATTGCGACAATTAAGTGTTCCGCCGGGACATAGAGTAATAGTCCACGATGTTAGCTGGCAAGAATTTGAGGCAATTTTAGAAGAACTTGGCGACCATCGAGCCACTCGGTTGGCTTACAGTCAGGGAACTTTGGAGATGAGAATGCCATTACCAAAGCATGAAAAAGCCAAAGTCATCATTGGGGATTTGGTGAAAATTCTCTTGGAAGAGTTAGAGATTGACTGTGAAACATTTGGCTCAACCACTTTCAAACGTGAAGATATGGCTTTTGGTGTAGAGCCTGATGACTCTTTCTACATTCAAAATCATGCTCAAACGATTGGTAAAGAGCGAATAGACTTGAGGGTTGACCCGCCACCTGATTTAGCAATTGAAGTTGATGTGACTTCCAAAACTCAACTTGATGCTTATGAAGCATTGCGAGTTCCTGAACTGTGGCGATATGAAAATGACAAGCTACAAATTAATATTCTTCAGGATGGCAAATATATTGAGTCTGAAATTAGTTCTACTTTTTCTAACTTGCCCATTGTTGAAGCAATTCCCCAGTTTGTCGAACAAAGCCAAACTTTAGGTAGAAGTTCAACACTTAGAGCATTTCGTCAATGGGTAAGAAAGCAAATCAACTCAACTTAA
- a CDS encoding elongation factor G, which yields MNEKVKSGSRNVAIVGPYLSGKTTLLESLLFVTGAISRKGNIKDSNTVGDSAAESRDRQMSVEVSAASTEYNGIRFTFIDCPGSIEFAQETYNALIGVDAAIVVCEPIRERVLTLAPLFKFLDDWEIPHFVFVNKMDRANIHVLETLHALKAVSSRPLVAHQYPIMNGEQLTGFIDMVSEQAYQYHPGAPADPIPFPESLKEEEHTARAEMLEALANFDDHLLEELLEDIEPSQEEILKDLKMELGADLVVPVFFGVAEQDFGVRPLLEALLREAPEPETTAERRLKNLKGDKPLAQVLKTYYTPQGGKLSLVRVWRGKLTDGIVLNGIRTGGIYRLMGQQQQFVNEVGAGEVVALSRLEGIKTGDTISTEQQSAMELPKAVQLEPVYALAITPEKRNDEVKLSSAITKLLEEDCSLAWEQHGDTHEVILWGQGEIHLQVTLDRLRRKYNLPMTTHLPQVPYKETIRKTVASVHGRYKHQSGGHGQFGDVFLEIKPLPRGTGFNFNETIVGGVVPKQYIPGVEMGVREFLTHGPLGFPIVDVAVTLTNGSYHNVDSSEQAFKQAARLAMQTGIPQAEPTLLEPILRLEVTTPSEFTSKVLQLLSGRRGQILGYEGRNDWQGWDNVSAYLPQAEMQNFIVELRSLTLGVGSFHWEYNHLQEVPEKLAERVIHSNGNGANGNGK from the coding sequence ATGAACGAAAAAGTAAAATCGGGTTCGCGGAACGTTGCAATTGTCGGGCCTTATTTAAGTGGAAAAACCACTTTACTAGAAAGCTTGTTATTTGTCACAGGGGCAATTTCCCGCAAAGGCAATATTAAGGACAGCAATACAGTCGGAGATAGTGCAGCCGAGTCGCGCGATCGCCAGATGAGTGTAGAAGTCAGCGCCGCTAGCACTGAGTATAACGGCATTCGCTTCACTTTTATTGACTGTCCGGGAAGTATAGAATTTGCCCAAGAAACGTACAATGCTTTAATCGGAGTCGATGCAGCAATTGTAGTTTGCGAACCCATCCGCGAACGAGTCCTCACCCTTGCCCCTTTATTTAAATTCCTGGACGATTGGGAAATTCCTCATTTCGTCTTCGTCAACAAAATGGATCGGGCAAATATTCACGTTTTGGAAACGTTACACGCCCTGAAAGCAGTATCTAGCCGTCCTTTGGTAGCGCATCAATATCCGATCATGAACGGGGAACAACTTACTGGCTTTATTGATATGGTGAGCGAACAGGCATATCAATATCATCCAGGCGCACCTGCTGACCCCATTCCCTTCCCCGAAAGTTTGAAAGAAGAAGAACATACAGCACGGGCAGAAATGCTCGAAGCCTTAGCAAATTTTGACGACCATTTACTCGAAGAACTTTTAGAAGACATCGAACCATCTCAAGAAGAAATCCTTAAAGATTTAAAAATGGAATTAGGGGCAGATTTGGTAGTGCCCGTTTTCTTTGGTGTGGCAGAACAAGATTTTGGTGTTAGACCTCTATTAGAAGCCTTGTTACGAGAAGCTCCTGAACCAGAAACCACAGCAGAACGTCGTTTAAAAAACTTAAAAGGTGATAAACCTCTAGCGCAGGTATTAAAAACTTACTACACTCCCCAAGGTGGCAAACTTTCTCTGGTGCGTGTTTGGCGGGGCAAATTAACTGATGGTATTGTCCTCAATGGCATTCGCACTGGTGGAATTTACCGCCTCATGGGACAACAACAGCAGTTCGTTAATGAAGTTGGTGCTGGTGAAGTTGTCGCATTGAGCCGTTTAGAAGGAATCAAGACAGGCGATACAATCTCCACAGAACAGCAATCGGCGATGGAATTACCCAAAGCTGTACAGTTGGAACCTGTGTATGCCCTCGCCATTACACCAGAAAAGCGCAACGATGAAGTGAAACTCAGCAGTGCTATTACCAAGTTATTAGAAGAAGACTGCTCACTTGCTTGGGAACAACACGGCGATACCCACGAAGTTATTCTTTGGGGTCAAGGCGAGATTCATTTGCAAGTTACCCTAGACAGACTGCGCCGCAAATATAACTTGCCAATGACAACCCACTTACCGCAAGTGCCTTATAAAGAAACCATCCGTAAAACGGTGGCTTCAGTTCATGGACGCTACAAACATCAAAGCGGTGGTCACGGACAGTTTGGTGATGTTTTTCTCGAAATCAAGCCCCTACCACGCGGTACAGGTTTTAACTTTAATGAAACTATTGTCGGTGGCGTGGTTCCTAAACAGTACATTCCCGGCGTGGAAATGGGCGTGCGGGAATTTTTGACACACGGGCCTTTGGGCTTCCCAATAGTTGATGTAGCGGTAACTCTGACTAATGGTTCGTATCACAACGTTGACAGTTCCGAACAAGCCTTTAAGCAAGCTGCCCGATTGGCAATGCAAACGGGGATACCCCAAGCAGAACCTACCCTATTAGAACCGATTTTGCGGCTGGAAGTGACAACACCAAGTGAATTTACCTCCAAAGTGCTGCAACTATTGAGTGGTAGACGGGGGCAAATTTTAGGCTATGAGGGGAGAAATGATTGGCAAGGCTGGGATAATGTCTCTGCATACTTACCACAAGCAGAGATGCAGAATTTTATTGTAGAGCTGCGATCGCTCACTCTCGGCGTTGGTTCCTTCCACTGGGAATATAACCATCTCCAGGAAGTACCGGAAAAGCTTGCTGAACGTGTCATTCACAGCAATGGGAATGGTGCTAACGGTAACGGCAAGTAA
- a CDS encoding tetratricopeptide repeat protein gives MRLSFFKYRIAGLVSLMLVMSISSPSLALSPPVASKLEQSNPKTAVDWLNQGLQAIQAGKVQDAIAAFKQAAKLDPTLAPAHYNLGLALRQTGQLQPSADAFYRATQADPKFAPAFANLGGALLEGNNLKLANDYLQRALELDPKLGFAHYNLGLVREQQRNCEQAIASFKKAGEYSKNAPEPLYHIGMCYLQQGKLDQARSAFYQALKINPKYPEAYYNLGSIFVQQSKLQEALEAFRKSAEANSNYPNAYYGAGLVFIQLQQYGDAVQVLQFARDLYNTQKNPQWAKNAEQLLQQAQNLNYQPR, from the coding sequence ATGAGATTATCATTCTTTAAATATCGCATAGCAGGGTTAGTAAGTTTGATGCTGGTTATGAGTATTTCCTCTCCCTCTCTTGCTCTATCTCCTCCTGTGGCCTCAAAGTTGGAACAATCTAATCCTAAAACTGCCGTAGACTGGTTAAACCAAGGCTTACAAGCAATTCAGGCGGGAAAGGTACAAGATGCGATCGCTGCCTTTAAACAAGCAGCTAAATTAGATCCGACATTAGCACCAGCACACTATAATCTAGGGCTAGCACTTCGACAAACGGGACAATTACAACCCTCTGCGGATGCATTTTATCGAGCGACGCAAGCCGATCCCAAATTTGCTCCAGCTTTTGCTAATTTAGGCGGAGCGTTATTAGAAGGCAATAATTTAAAGTTAGCTAACGATTATTTACAACGCGCTTTAGAACTCGATCCCAAACTCGGATTTGCCCACTATAACTTGGGATTAGTGCGAGAACAGCAACGAAATTGCGAACAAGCGATCGCCTCTTTTAAAAAAGCTGGAGAATATAGCAAAAATGCACCAGAACCTCTTTACCATATAGGGATGTGTTATCTCCAACAAGGGAAACTAGATCAAGCCAGAAGTGCATTTTATCAGGCATTAAAAATTAATCCCAAGTATCCAGAAGCTTACTACAATCTCGGCTCAATTTTTGTTCAACAAAGTAAATTACAAGAAGCATTAGAAGCTTTTAGAAAATCAGCCGAAGCTAACTCTAACTATCCCAACGCTTATTATGGTGCTGGGTTAGTTTTTATCCAGTTACAGCAATATGGCGATGCAGTACAAGTATTGCAATTTGCTAGAGATTTATACAATACTCAAAAAAATCCTCAGTGGGCGAAAAACGCCGAGCAATTGTTGCAACAAGCACAAAATTTAAATTACCAACCTCGCTGA
- a CDS encoding phosphate-starvation-inducible PsiE family protein, translated as MYMQKRQKSRFLFSDRWLDRHSIVRNMEAFQDLIVIVLCLGLFAVMLIQLWGIAIALTQPLDYKHVTAKILFVLILVELFRLLMVYLQEHSISVGVAVEVTIVSLLREVVVHGALEIYWVNTLAICGLLFVLGGLLVVCAKTPHMDCMSANTKFCPIVYRGDRERQNELELQYSRQCDENQPLG; from the coding sequence ATGTACATGCAAAAGCGCCAGAAAAGTCGATTTTTATTTAGCGATCGCTGGCTTGATCGGCACTCAATTGTTCGCAATATGGAAGCCTTTCAAGACTTAATTGTGATTGTTTTGTGTTTGGGTTTGTTCGCCGTCATGCTAATCCAATTGTGGGGGATAGCTATCGCCCTCACGCAGCCACTAGACTATAAACATGTGACTGCAAAAATACTATTTGTGTTGATTTTAGTCGAGTTATTTCGACTATTAATGGTCTATTTGCAAGAACATAGTATCTCTGTAGGAGTAGCAGTTGAAGTCACAATTGTATCTCTACTGCGAGAGGTAGTAGTTCACGGAGCGCTGGAAATTTATTGGGTTAATACGCTTGCAATTTGTGGTTTATTGTTTGTTCTGGGTGGACTACTTGTGGTATGTGCTAAAACGCCACACATGGATTGTATGAGCGCTAACACTAAGTTTTGTCCGATTGTCTATAGAGGAGATAGGGAACGGCAAAACGAGTTGGAATTACAGTATTCACGTCAATGTGATGAGAATCAACCGCTTGGATAA